A section of the Bifidobacterium sp. ESL0728 genome encodes:
- a CDS encoding alpha-glucosidase has translation MVDGQRMTIAQRVRTNGATPNPWWANAVVYQIYPRSFQDSNGDGFGDIQGIISRLDYLAGLGVDVLWLSPVYVSPQVDNGYDIADYQNIDPRFGTMDDMDELLSEAHKRGLKVVMDLVVNHTSDEHAWFQASRDKNDEHADWYWWRPARKGHEPGTPGAEPNKWGSYFGGSAWTYDPKRGEYYLHQYSAKQPDLNWENPEVRKAVYKMMNWWMDRGIDGFRMDVIAEISKRVDSNGKLPGEQGGHIPDLPANNGYSTPFLACTDGPRLDEFLREMRHAVFDGREGYMTVGEAPGIRLKRDGYITDPAHGELDMMFLFNHVLFDCKNYDTWTPVPFKVEDLRKVMAKEQKVVSKAGWASLYFSNHDQPRALSRWGDDSEAMRVKSAKALGLLLHMHRGTPYIYEGEELGMTNAHFTRLEQYRDIQSRNIYHERVDEQHQVSPAQMLDVLAKRSRDNARTPMQWDGSKYAGFMASDASAEPWIAVNPNHDVINAEAEVDDPDSVYSFYKKLIGLRHTNAVVAAGDWKLIDAHDEHVYAFTRSLGSEKLLVAVNCSGETVPIPRQAAKLLAASGKPDDARLLISVTGSLPANGQLGPWEGFVYLV, from the coding sequence CAGGGGATTATCTCGCGGCTCGATTATCTGGCCGGTCTCGGCGTGGACGTGCTGTGGCTGAGTCCTGTCTACGTTTCGCCGCAGGTCGACAACGGCTACGATATCGCCGATTACCAGAACATCGACCCCAGATTCGGCACGATGGACGATATGGACGAGCTCCTGAGCGAAGCCCACAAACGCGGGCTCAAGGTGGTGATGGACCTCGTGGTCAACCACACTTCCGACGAGCACGCATGGTTTCAAGCCAGCCGCGACAAGAACGACGAACATGCCGACTGGTATTGGTGGAGGCCGGCACGCAAGGGACACGAACCGGGCACGCCGGGTGCGGAACCGAACAAATGGGGCAGCTATTTCGGCGGTTCGGCTTGGACCTACGACCCGAAACGCGGCGAATACTATCTCCACCAGTATTCCGCCAAACAGCCCGACCTCAACTGGGAGAACCCCGAGGTGCGCAAGGCCGTCTACAAGATGATGAACTGGTGGATGGATCGCGGCATCGACGGCTTCCGCATGGACGTCATCGCCGAGATTTCCAAGCGTGTCGATTCCAACGGCAAATTGCCGGGCGAGCAGGGTGGGCACATTCCTGACTTGCCGGCGAACAACGGTTATTCCACGCCGTTCCTGGCCTGCACCGACGGGCCGCGGCTCGACGAGTTCCTGCGCGAGATGCGCCATGCGGTTTTCGACGGGCGCGAAGGCTATATGACCGTCGGCGAGGCTCCGGGGATTCGCCTGAAGCGGGACGGTTATATCACCGATCCGGCCCATGGCGAGCTCGACATGATGTTCCTTTTCAACCACGTGCTGTTCGATTGCAAGAACTATGACACGTGGACGCCGGTCCCGTTCAAGGTCGAAGATCTGCGCAAGGTCATGGCCAAAGAGCAGAAGGTGGTGAGCAAAGCCGGCTGGGCGAGCCTGTATTTCAGCAACCACGACCAGCCGCGCGCCCTTTCGCGTTGGGGCGATGACAGCGAGGCGATGCGCGTGAAAAGCGCGAAGGCGCTGGGGCTCTTGCTGCACATGCACCGCGGCACGCCGTATATCTATGAGGGTGAGGAGCTGGGAATGACCAACGCCCACTTCACCCGGCTCGAGCAGTACCGCGACATTCAATCGCGCAACATTTACCACGAGCGCGTCGACGAGCAGCATCAGGTCTCGCCCGCGCAGATGCTGGACGTACTGGCCAAACGCAGCCGCGACAACGCGCGTACGCCGATGCAGTGGGATGGCAGCAAATACGCCGGTTTCATGGCGTCGGATGCTTCGGCCGAACCATGGATCGCCGTCAATCCGAACCATGACGTCATCAACGCCGAGGCGGAAGTGGACGACCCCGATTCGGTGTATTCCTTCTACAAGAAGCTTATCGGACTGCGGCACACCAACGCGGTGGTCGCTGCCGGCGATTGGAAGCTGATCGATGCCCATGACGAGCATGTTTACGCCTTCACGCGTTCGCTTGGCAGCGAGAAGCTGCTGGTCGCGGTGAACTGTTCTGGTGAGACCGTGCCGATTCCGCGTCAGGCGGCCAAGTTGCTGGCGGCGAGCGGGAAACCTGACGATGCCCGGTTGCTGATTTCCGTCACCGGTTCACTGCCTGCGAATGGTCAGCTTGGGCCATGGGAAGGTTTTGTATACCTCGTATAG